In Pyrus communis chromosome 8, drPyrComm1.1, whole genome shotgun sequence, one genomic interval encodes:
- the LOC137742178 gene encoding tropinone reductase homolog At1g07440-like isoform X2 codes for MNSREGRWSLRGMTALVTGGTKGIGYAIVEELAGLGAIVHTCSRNEVDLNDCLSQWEKKGFQVTGSVCDVVSKTQREELINKINNVGTVVPKATLEYTAEDYSFIMSTNLESAYNLCQLTHPLLKASGVANIVFLSSVAGVVSAGVGSIYSATKGAMNQLAKNLACEWAKDNIRTNSVAPWFIRTPLVEPFLRDEKTLEMINSRCPLGRPGEPKEVSSLVAFLCLPAASYITGQTIIVDGGVTVNGLLFQGT; via the exons ATGAATAGTAGAGAAGGGAGATGGTCTCTTCGTGGAATGACAGCTCTTGTCACTGGTGGAACCAAAGGAATTGG GTATGCGATAGTGGAGGAATTGGCAGGGCTGGGTGCAATTGTGCATACTTGTTCCCGAAATGAAGTTGACCTTAATGACTGCCTGAGTCAGTGGGAGAAGAAGGGTTTCCAAGTCACTGGCTCAGTCTGTGATGTGGTGTCTAAAACCCAAAGAGAGGAGCTTATAAACAAG ATAAACAATGTGGGGACTGTCGTACCGAAGGCAACGCTAGAGTACACAGCTGAAGATTACTCATTCATAATGAGTACCAATCTTGAATCTGCTTACAACTTGTGCCAACTTACACACCCTCTTCTCAAAGCTTCAGGAGTCGCTAACATCGTTTTTTTGTCCTCTGTTGCTGGTGTGGTCTCAGCAGGTGTCGGATCTATATATTCTGCCACTAAAG GTGCAATGAATCAGTTAGCAAAAAACTTGGCATGTGAGTGGGCGAAAGATAACATAAGGACCAATAGTGTGGCACCTTGGTTCATCAGGACTCCCCTCGTTGAACCT TTTCTCCGAGATGAAAAGACTTTGGAGATGATAAACTCTCGGTGCCCTTTAGGACGTCCTGGAGAGCCAAAGGAGGTCTCTTCCTTGGTAGCATTTCTATGCCTACCTGCAGCCTCTTACATTACTGGACAAACTATTATCGTCGATGGTGGGGTGACCGTCAATGGCTTGCTCTTCCAAGGAACATAA
- the LOC137742487 gene encoding tropinone reductase homolog At1g07440-like, translated as MSSRDRRWSLDGMTALVTGGTKGIGYAIVEELAGLGAIVHTCSRNEVDLNDCLSQWDEKGFQVTGSVCDVVSKTQREELINKVSSLFDGKLNILINNVGANRPKATLDYTTEDYSFMMSINLESAYHLCQLSHPLLKASGSANIVFLSSVAGVVSLEVGSIYSATKAAINQLAKNLACEWAKDKIRTNSVAPWFITTPLGEMFLGNKKKSEVINSRCPLGRPGEPKEVSSLVAFLCLPAASYITGQTITVDGGVTVNGLLFQET; from the exons ATGAGCAGCAGAGACAGAAGATGGTCTCTTGACGGAATGACGGCTCTTGTCACTGGTGGAACCAAAGGAATTGG GTATGCAATAGTGGAAGAATTGGCAGGGCTAGGTGCAATTGTGCATACTTGTTCGCGAAATGAAGTTGACCTTAATGACTGCCTGAGTCAATGGGACGAGAAGGGTTTTCAAGTCACTGGCTCAGTCTGTGATGTGGTGTCAAAGACCCAAAGAGAGGAGCTTATAAACAAGGTCTCATCACTCTTTGATGGCAAACTTAACATCCTT ATAAACAATGTGGGGGCTAACAGACCAAAAGCAACACTAGATTACACAACTGAAGATTACTCATTCATGATGAGCATCAATCTTGAATCTGCTTACCATTTGTGCCAACTTTCACATCCTCTTCTCAAAGCTTCTGGATCTGCTAACATCGTTTTTTTATCCTCCGTTGCTGGTGTGGTCTCACTAGAGGTTGGATCTATATATTCTGCAACTAAAG CTGCAATAAATCAATTAGCAAAAAACTTGgcatgtgagtgggcaaaagaTAAAATAAGGACCAACAGTGTTGCACCTTGGTTCATCACCACTCCCCTCGGTGAAATG TTTCTcggaaataaaaagaaatcgGAGGTGATAAACTCTCGGTGCCCTTTAGGACGTCCAGGAGAGCCAAAAGAAGTGTCTTCCTTGGTAGCATTTCTATGCCTACCTGCAGCCTCTTACATTACTGGGCAAACTATTACCGTCGATGGTGGGGTGACTGTCAATGGCTTGCTCTTCCAAGAAACATGA
- the LOC137742178 gene encoding tropinone reductase homolog At1g07440-like isoform X1: MNSREGRWSLRGMTALVTGGTKGIGYAIVEELAGLGAIVHTCSRNEVDLNDCLSQWEKKGFQVTGSVCDVVSKTQREELINKVSSLFDGKLNIFINNVGTVVPKATLEYTAEDYSFIMSTNLESAYNLCQLTHPLLKASGVANIVFLSSVAGVVSAGVGSIYSATKGAMNQLAKNLACEWAKDNIRTNSVAPWFIRTPLVEPFLRDEKTLEMINSRCPLGRPGEPKEVSSLVAFLCLPAASYITGQTIIVDGGVTVNGLLFQGT, translated from the exons ATGAATAGTAGAGAAGGGAGATGGTCTCTTCGTGGAATGACAGCTCTTGTCACTGGTGGAACCAAAGGAATTGG GTATGCGATAGTGGAGGAATTGGCAGGGCTGGGTGCAATTGTGCATACTTGTTCCCGAAATGAAGTTGACCTTAATGACTGCCTGAGTCAGTGGGAGAAGAAGGGTTTCCAAGTCACTGGCTCAGTCTGTGATGTGGTGTCTAAAACCCAAAGAGAGGAGCTTATAAACAAGGTTTCATCACTCTTTGATGGCAAACTTAACATTTTT ATAAACAATGTGGGGACTGTCGTACCGAAGGCAACGCTAGAGTACACAGCTGAAGATTACTCATTCATAATGAGTACCAATCTTGAATCTGCTTACAACTTGTGCCAACTTACACACCCTCTTCTCAAAGCTTCAGGAGTCGCTAACATCGTTTTTTTGTCCTCTGTTGCTGGTGTGGTCTCAGCAGGTGTCGGATCTATATATTCTGCCACTAAAG GTGCAATGAATCAGTTAGCAAAAAACTTGGCATGTGAGTGGGCGAAAGATAACATAAGGACCAATAGTGTGGCACCTTGGTTCATCAGGACTCCCCTCGTTGAACCT TTTCTCCGAGATGAAAAGACTTTGGAGATGATAAACTCTCGGTGCCCTTTAGGACGTCCTGGAGAGCCAAAGGAGGTCTCTTCCTTGGTAGCATTTCTATGCCTACCTGCAGCCTCTTACATTACTGGACAAACTATTATCGTCGATGGTGGGGTGACCGTCAATGGCTTGCTCTTCCAAGGAACATAA